TGAGTTAGACTGAAGAGCCGGATGTGGGAAATCCACAAGTCCGGTTCTGTGAGGGGCATTGAAACTCCTCATGTTATTTTTATCATTAATTTTAGATTAGGAGTCATATTATGTCTACTCGACAATATTTATCAAAAATAGTAGCAACCGGATTATACACCGGATATTTTCCCATTGCCCCGGGCACAGTAGGGAGTGCATTAGGCCTCTTGATAATATTTATTTTCCCGGGATTTCAGGATTTATTGCTTTTAATAAGTTCGGTGTTGTTATTTTTTATAGGGGTCTGGGCCGCCACCGAAGTTGAAAAAACAGAGGGTAGAGATGCATCCATTATAAATGTTGATGAGATAGTGGGGATGTGGGTTTCCATTATTTTTCTGCCGGATGGGCTGCAGTGGTACTGGCTGATCATTGCATTTTTTGTTTTTCGAATTTTTGATATACTTAAACCTCCTCCGGTTAATGCCTCTCAGAAAATACCTCGAGGGTGGGGAGTAATG
This region of Bacteroidales bacterium genomic DNA includes:
- a CDS encoding phosphatidylglycerophosphatase A yields the protein MSTRQYLSKIVATGLYTGYFPIAPGTVGSALGLLIIFIFPGFQDLLLLISSVLLFFIGVWAATEVEKTEGRDASIINVDEIVGMWVSIIFLPDGLQWYWLIIAFFVFRIFDILKPPPVNASQKIPRGWGVMIDDILAGLYTNLLLRMVIYFLY